A part of Caldisericia bacterium genomic DNA contains:
- a CDS encoding GGDEF domain-containing protein, protein MNKNNKIYYQYLIPIIFLIIFWFIARINYLLFHSIIELFAILTAFCIAFLSYSTYRYLKNDFILNLGILYGFVIIVDILHTLAYKGMGVFKTYNANLPTQLWILGRTIEALGLSSIVIFNKKLKAFYNFIFLSIFTATSLILIFLRKFPVCFIEGSGLTPFKISMEYIIVILLTVVLIYIVLKRNIPENFIKAYIYTIIFTILGELSFTLYTDVYGFFNMLGHLFRFISYLIILVGINSKFLIFTIENLTKELNLEKEKYRNLAHYDQLTGVLSRNYFNELIEQKIKNKIINNKKDLVIMIDIDNFKNINDQYGHLHGDEVLRFFGKKLKETFRANDIIVRYGGDEFLIILNNCSFENGELAVERLKQNISINNFNHPLSFSYSINYLDYENLIESLKYVDKKLIDIKLKKLK, encoded by the coding sequence ATGAATAAAAATAATAAAATATATTATCAATATTTAATACCAATAATCTTTTTAATTATCTTTTGGTTTATTGCAAGAATAAATTATTTATTGTTTCACTCTATAATAGAACTTTTTGCAATTTTAACAGCATTTTGTATCGCTTTTCTTTCTTATTCAACCTATAGATATTTAAAGAATGATTTTATTTTAAATTTAGGAATTCTTTATGGATTTGTAATAATAGTTGATATATTACACACTTTAGCGTATAAAGGTATGGGTGTTTTTAAAACCTACAATGCCAATCTTCCAACACAATTATGGATTTTGGGAAGAACAATTGAGGCTCTTGGTTTGTCTTCCATAGTTATATTTAATAAAAAGTTAAAAGCTTTTTATAATTTTATATTTTTATCTATTTTTACAGCAACCTCTTTAATATTAATATTTTTAAGAAAATTTCCAGTATGTTTTATAGAAGGTTCAGGTTTAACACCTTTTAAAATTTCAATGGAATATATAATTGTTATCCTTTTAACTGTTGTATTGATTTATATAGTTTTAAAAAGAAATATACCTGAAAATTTTATTAAAGCATATATTTATACAATAATTTTTACAATACTTGGGGAGTTGAGTTTTACATTATACACAGATGTTTATGGTTTTTTTAATATGCTTGGACATCTATTTAGATTTATTTCTTATCTTATTATTCTTGTTGGAATTAATTCAAAATTTTTAATTTTTACAATAGAAAATTTAACTAAAGAGTTAAATTTAGAAAAAGAAAAATATAGAAACCTTGCTCATTATGATCAATTAACGGGTGTTTTGTCAAGAAATTACTTTAATGAACTTATTGAACAGAAAATAAAAAATAAAATAATAAATAACAAAAAGGACTTAGTTATAATGATTGATATAGATAATTTTAAAAATATAAATGATCAATATGGACATTTACATGGTGATGAGGTTTTAAGGTTTTTTGGTAAAAAATTAAAAGAGACATTTAGAGCCAATGATATTATTGTGAGATATGGGGGAGATGAATTTTTAATAATTTTAAATAATTGTTCCTTTGAAAATGGTGAATTAGCAGTTGAAAGATTAAAACAAAACATTTCAATTAATAATTTTAATCATCCATTATCCTTTTCTTATAGTATTAATTATTTAGATTATGAAAATTTAATAGAATCTTTAAAATATGTTGATAAGAAATTAATAGACATAAAATTAAAAAAATTAAAATAA
- the secG gene encoding preprotein translocase subunit SecG — protein sequence MRELLLFIQLVVCVVTILSIVFQTPKGAGLGAISGGAHLFHLQKKKDAILSKIALIGAIAFGILSLTLTILGV from the coding sequence GTGAGAGAACTTTTGCTATTTATTCAACTTGTTGTTTGTGTTGTTACAATTCTTTCGATAGTTTTCCAAACCCCTAAAGGAGCAGGTTTAGGAGCAATTTCAGGTGGAGCACACCTTTTTCACCTTCAAAAAAAGAAAGATGCAATTTTAAGTAAAATTGCATTAATTGGTGCAATAGCCTTTGGAATTCTCTCCTTGACTTTAACCATTTTAGGGGTATAA
- a CDS encoding AAA family ATPase, with product MICDICHRREADFTITRIVDGEKRVIHICEECAREHGYVKDEISFFSPFDSFFEDEFSKFFSVPKESAVTYEFTGEAEEVILESQNIATELGEEEIKTEHLLLALLRKSDYIKNLLFDLNIDLKELETEVLSTMKKKDKKTKEISLSPRVKRVIDLAQKEASGLGSDYIGPEHLLLGLIEEGEGIAGRILKDKGLSRDRILSYLEKRDRKFKERRYSKTTTLDQFSRDLTKLAKEGKLDPVIGREKEITRTLRILSRRTKNNPVLIGEPGVGKTAIVEGIAQRIVQGKVPDILKDKRVVALDIPAIIAGTKYRGEFEERLKKILDEIRESQGEIIVFIDELHTVVGAGGAEGAVDASNILKPALARGEMQCIGATTINEYRKYIEKDPALERRFQPVLVSEPTVEETIEILKGLRDKYEAYHGVKITDEAIVQAATLSDKYITDRFLPDKAIDLIDEAASKVKFDEKKEPDDLKKIEDELKKVVREKEAKIKAEDYEKAAKLKKLEDELKKKLEELKKNWNKEKGSKVPVVTGEDIAQVVSEWTNIPVTKLVEEEISKLKRMEEHLHKRIIGQEEAIRAVSEAIRRARAGLKDPNKPIGSFLFLGPTGVGKTELAKTLAEFLFGDENAMIRLDMSEFMEKHTVSKLIGAPPGYVGYEEGGQLTELVRRRPYSVILLDEIEKAHPDVFNILLQILDDGRLTDSKGRTVDFKNTIIIMTSNLGSDILLKVDPNDKENFEKAKNEVLNLLKYKFRPEFLNRIDEIIVFHKLTKEQIKEIVNLLIERVRRTIKAQGLDLKITDRAIEKIAEIGFDPIFGARPLRRTIQREIENEIAKKLLEKEFEKGDTIIVDFENDKFVFKKEVN from the coding sequence ATGATTTGTGATATATGCCATAGAAGAGAAGCAGATTTTACAATAACTAGGATAGTTGATGGTGAAAAAAGAGTTATTCATATATGTGAAGAGTGTGCAAGAGAACATGGATATGTTAAAGACGAAATTTCTTTTTTCTCTCCTTTTGATTCTTTTTTCGAAGATGAATTTTCAAAGTTCTTCTCAGTTCCAAAAGAGAGTGCAGTAACTTATGAATTTACTGGTGAAGCAGAAGAAGTAATACTTGAATCACAAAATATAGCAACTGAACTTGGGGAAGAAGAGATTAAAACTGAACATCTTCTACTTGCTCTTTTAAGAAAAAGTGATTATATAAAAAACCTTCTTTTTGATTTAAACATTGACCTCAAAGAACTTGAAACAGAAGTTCTTTCTACTATGAAAAAGAAAGATAAAAAAACTAAAGAGATATCATTGTCACCAAGAGTTAAAAGAGTAATCGATCTTGCACAAAAAGAGGCGAGTGGTTTAGGAAGTGATTATATTGGACCAGAACACCTTCTTCTTGGTCTAATTGAAGAAGGCGAAGGAATTGCTGGAAGAATTTTAAAAGATAAAGGTTTATCTCGTGATAGAATTTTATCTTATCTTGAAAAAAGAGATAGAAAATTTAAAGAGAGAAGATATTCTAAAACTACTACTTTAGATCAATTTTCAAGAGATCTTACAAAACTTGCAAAAGAGGGGAAATTAGATCCTGTTATTGGAAGAGAAAAAGAAATAACAAGAACTTTAAGAATTCTTTCTAGAAGAACTAAAAATAATCCTGTACTAATTGGTGAACCAGGTGTAGGAAAAACAGCAATAGTTGAGGGAATCGCTCAAAGAATTGTTCAAGGAAAGGTCCCAGATATTTTAAAAGATAAAAGAGTTGTCGCGCTTGATATTCCAGCAATAATTGCTGGAACAAAATATAGAGGAGAATTTGAAGAGAGATTAAAGAAAATACTTGATGAAATAAGAGAATCACAAGGAGAAATTATAGTTTTTATTGATGAACTTCATACAGTTGTTGGTGCTGGAGGTGCAGAAGGTGCAGTTGATGCTTCAAATATATTAAAACCAGCACTTGCAAGAGGGGAGATGCAATGTATAGGTGCTACAACAATAAATGAATATAGAAAGTATATTGAAAAGGATCCTGCGCTTGAAAGAAGATTTCAACCAGTATTAGTATCTGAACCTACAGTTGAAGAAACAATCGAAATATTAAAAGGTTTAAGAGATAAATATGAAGCATATCATGGAGTCAAAATTACAGATGAAGCAATTGTTCAAGCAGCAACTTTATCAGACAAATATATAACAGATAGATTTTTACCAGATAAAGCGATTGACTTAATTGATGAAGCAGCATCTAAAGTGAAGTTTGATGAAAAAAAAGAGCCAGATGATTTGAAAAAAATAGAAGATGAACTTAAAAAAGTGGTAAGGGAAAAAGAAGCAAAAATAAAGGCTGAAGATTATGAGAAGGCAGCTAAATTAAAGAAATTAGAAGATGAACTTAAAAAGAAACTAGAAGAGTTAAAGAAAAATTGGAATAAAGAAAAAGGTTCTAAAGTACCAGTTGTAACTGGAGAAGATATTGCACAGGTTGTTTCTGAATGGACAAATATTCCTGTAACAAAATTAGTTGAGGAAGAGATTAGTAAGTTAAAAAGAATGGAAGAACATCTTCATAAAAGAATTATAGGTCAAGAAGAAGCCATAAGAGCGGTATCAGAAGCGATAAGAAGGGCAAGAGCAGGTCTTAAGGATCCGAATAAACCGATTGGCTCATTTTTATTTTTAGGACCAACTGGTGTAGGAAAAACTGAACTTGCAAAAACTCTTGCAGAGTTTCTTTTTGGTGATGAAAATGCAATGATAAGATTAGATATGAGTGAATTTATGGAAAAACATACTGTTTCAAAACTTATAGGAGCACCACCAGGTTATGTAGGTTATGAAGAAGGAGGTCAACTTACAGAATTAGTTAGAAGAAGACCATATTCAGTTATACTTTTGGATGAAATTGAAAAGGCACATCCTGATGTTTTCAATATTCTACTTCAAATTCTAGATGATGGAAGATTAACAGATTCAAAAGGAAGAACTGTTGATTTTAAAAATACAATAATAATAATGACATCTAACCTTGGAAGTGATATTCTTTTAAAAGTTGATCCAAATGATAAAGAAAATTTTGAAAAAGCAAAGAATGAAGTTTTAAATTTACTAAAATATAAATTTAGACCTGAATTTTTAAATAGAATTGATGAAATAATAGTTTTTCATAAGTTAACAAAAGAACAGATTAAGGAAATTGTTAATCTTTTAATTGAAAGAGTAAGAAGAACAATTAAGGCACAAGGATTAGACCTTAAAATTACAGATAGAGCAATTGAAAAAATTGCTGAAATTGGATTTGATCCAATTTTTGGTGCAAGACCTTTAAGAAGAACAATTCAAAGAGAAATTGAGAATGAGATAGCCAAAAAATTACTTGAAAAAGAATTTGAAAAAGGTGATACAATAATAGTTGATTTTGAGAATGATAAGTTTGTATTTAAAAAGGAGGTAAACTAA
- the rpiB gene encoding ribose 5-phosphate isomerase B has protein sequence MRIAIGSDHAGFELKEELKKFLCVEYDTIDVGTNSTESVDYPDFAKKVCELILKKEVDFGILICGTGIGMSITANKFKGVYASLCYDKITASLARRHNNANVLCIGGRTTKLDDAIEIVKTFLEENFEGERHERRLNKIKDIENKNFCGGKT, from the coding sequence ATGAGAATTGCAATTGGTTCAGATCATGCAGGATTTGAACTTAAGGAGGAATTAAAGAAGTTTCTTTGTGTTGAGTATGACACAATTGATGTTGGAACAAACTCAACTGAATCTGTTGATTACCCTGATTTTGCTAAAAAAGTTTGTGAATTAATATTAAAAAAAGAAGTTGATTTTGGAATTCTTATATGTGGCACTGGAATAGGGATGAGTATCACTGCAAATAAATTTAAAGGAGTCTATGCATCATTGTGTTATGACAAAATAACAGCAAGTTTAGCAAGAAGACATAATAATGCAAATGTTTTATGTATTGGTGGAAGAACAACAAAATTAGATGATGCGATAGAGATAGTTAAAACTTTTTTAGAGGAAAATTTTGAGGGCGAAAGACATGAAAGGAGATTAAATAAAATAAAAGATATTGAGAATAAAAATTTTTGTGGAGGTAAAACATGA
- a CDS encoding L-threonylcarbamoyladenylate synthase — MNIIFKILILILFYIYGSIPFGLIFVKKTKGVDIRKIGSGNIGATNVLRVAGVSVALISGLFDLSKGLLPVLLGKYLFKFDPIFLFLSGFAGVLGHDFSIFLKFKGGKGIASTLGLIVGLNPIVAVIEILIFIITLIIKRIVSISSIISLIFLPFIFVIFKNFEYSYLSIILSILGIYKHRDNIERIFYGIESKFGEKEKIRETKIFEKSIKNINEIKKILENGGVGIIPTDTVYGLCVNALNKEAIKRIYKIKKRDLNKPLVLFVKNRDEIKNYGIVNDKCIKIIEKYIPGMITIVLKKKNPSFSISLKKFETIGIRIPDDQFIISLLNSLDFPLATTSANISGEKTPKDIDGLKRIFMGVVDFIVDGGELGEIPSTVIEIIDYEIKILREGKIKKDEILSLFKE; from the coding sequence ATGAATATCATATTTAAGATTTTAATTTTAATATTATTTTATATTTATGGCTCGATTCCTTTTGGTCTTATTTTTGTAAAAAAGACAAAAGGAGTTGATATTAGAAAAATTGGAAGTGGAAATATTGGAGCAACAAATGTTTTAAGAGTTGCAGGAGTTTCTGTGGCTCTTATTTCAGGACTTTTTGATCTTTCAAAAGGTCTTTTGCCAGTTTTATTAGGAAAATATCTTTTCAAATTTGACCCTATTTTTCTCTTTTTATCTGGTTTTGCTGGAGTTTTAGGTCATGATTTTTCAATATTTTTAAAATTTAAGGGAGGAAAGGGAATCGCATCTACCTTGGGATTAATTGTTGGTTTAAATCCAATTGTTGCTGTTATTGAAATTTTAATTTTTATCATAACTTTAATAATTAAAAGAATTGTTTCAATTTCATCAATAATTTCTCTTATTTTTCTTCCATTTATATTTGTTATCTTTAAAAATTTTGAATATTCTTATTTATCAATTATTCTCTCAATTTTAGGAATTTATAAACATAGAGATAATATTGAGAGAATTTTTTATGGAATAGAATCAAAATTTGGTGAAAAAGAAAAAATTAGAGAAACAAAAATTTTTGAGAAAAGTATTAAAAATATAAATGAAATCAAAAAAATTCTTGAAAATGGAGGAGTTGGAATTATTCCAACTGATACAGTTTATGGTTTATGTGTAAATGCTCTAAATAAAGAAGCAATTAAAAGAATTTATAAAATAAAAAAAAGAGACTTAAATAAACCTTTAGTCCTTTTTGTAAAAAATAGAGATGAGATTAAAAATTATGGAATTGTTAATGATAAATGCATAAAAATAATTGAAAAATATATCCCAGGTATGATAACAATTGTTCTTAAAAAGAAGAATCCATCTTTTTCAATATCACTAAAAAAATTTGAAACAATTGGAATAAGAATTCCAGATGATCAATTTATAATAAGTCTTCTTAATTCTTTAGATTTTCCACTTGCAACTACAAGTGCAAATATTTCTGGAGAGAAAACTCCAAAAGACATAGATGGCTTGAAAAGAATTTTTATGGGTGTTGTTGATTTTATAGTGGATGGAGGAGAATTAGGCGAGATTCCATCAACTGTTATAGAAATTATTGATTATGAAATAAAAATATTAAGAGAAGGAAAAATAAAAAAGGATGAAATTTTATCATTATTTAAGGAGTGA
- the arsB gene encoding ACR3 family arsenite efflux transporter, whose amino-acid sequence MESKSQPLSFFEKYLTIWVILCIILGILIGRFFPSFAYKLDSLSIYQVSIPIAICLFFMMYPIMVKIDFGEVVKAGKSLKPVLLTLFINWAIKPFTMYLIASFFIGVLFKNFLPGVEIVKTGDQVYLYRSYISGTILLGIAPCTAMVLVWSYLANGNDGLTLVMVAINSLTMLFLYAPLGSFLLKVNKMPIPWETILLSVLIYVALPLVAGYFSRKYIIKKKGIDWFKKNFIKYLTPISIVALLLTLILLFSLKGEIIIKNPLTILWIAIPLFIQTLLIFSLGYFFLSRVFNLSYRDAAPVSLIGASNHFEVAIATSTTLYGLSSGSSLATVVGVLIEVPTMLFLVSICKKTVYLFREKEVFVPKILLKKNLIKGKDDLS is encoded by the coding sequence ATGGAGAGCAAGTCTCAACCTTTATCTTTTTTTGAAAAGTATCTTACTATATGGGTAATTTTATGTATAATCCTTGGTATTTTAATTGGTAGATTTTTCCCATCATTTGCTTATAAACTTGATTCTCTATCTATATACCAAGTTTCAATTCCTATTGCTATATGTCTTTTCTTTATGATGTATCCAATTATGGTTAAAATTGATTTTGGAGAGGTAGTTAAAGCAGGAAAATCTCTTAAACCTGTTCTTTTAACACTTTTTATAAATTGGGCAATAAAACCATTTACTATGTATCTAATTGCCTCTTTTTTTATAGGAGTTTTATTTAAAAACTTTTTACCTGGAGTTGAAATTGTAAAAACAGGTGATCAAGTTTATTTGTATAGGAGTTATATTTCTGGTACTATACTTCTTGGAATTGCTCCATGTACAGCGATGGTTCTTGTTTGGAGTTATCTTGCCAATGGAAATGATGGTCTAACACTTGTAATGGTTGCAATAAACTCTCTTACAATGCTTTTTTTATATGCTCCTCTTGGAAGTTTTTTACTTAAAGTTAATAAAATGCCAATCCCTTGGGAAACAATTTTACTTTCTGTTTTAATTTATGTTGCTTTACCTCTTGTTGCTGGTTATTTTTCAAGAAAATATATAATTAAGAAAAAGGGAATAGATTGGTTTAAAAAAAATTTTATAAAATATTTAACACCAATTAGCATTGTCGCACTTTTATTAACTTTAATACTTTTATTTTCACTTAAAGGTGAAATTATTATTAAAAACCCCTTAACTATTCTTTGGATTGCAATTCCACTTTTCATTCAAACATTATTAATTTTTTCATTAGGTTATTTCTTTTTATCAAGAGTTTTTAATTTATCTTATAGAGATGCTGCACCAGTTAGTCTAATTGGTGCATCAAACCACTTTGAAGTTGCAATTGCAACTTCAACAACATTATATGGACTTTCATCTGGTTCATCTTTAGCAACAGTTGTTGGTGTGTTAATTGAAGTACCAACTATGCTTTTTCTTGTTTCAATTTGTAAAAAAACAGTTTATTTATTTAGAGAAAAAGAAGTGTTTGTTCCAAAAATTTTACTAAAGAAAAATTTAATTAAAGGTAAAGATGATTTAAGTTAA
- a CDS encoding cation-translocating P-type ATPase, producing the protein MERIWKIKKEDIETLLKTNFEFGLSQEEAKERLKIYGYNELPEKRPKSIFVRIYDQIKNFLVLILIFSSIISVFLGELIDGIAIIAIVIINAFIGIYQEINAEKSLKALKKLSSPTTKVIREGKIIQIKTRELVPGDIVILETGDKVGADLRIIEQKNLKVEEAFLTGESFPVEKHEFEIDIDNLPVHDRKNIVFSGSTVVYGRGKGVVFATGVNTEIGKIGKTLEEMEEEKTPLEIKLDQLGKTLGQIFLLACLGVFVLSTLRGLPFMLSFMTSVALAVAAVPEGLPAVVTIVLALGVKTMATKRAIVRNLSSVETLGSVTTILSDKTGTLTKNELNVVKEVIFGPKDFFYLAITLCNDAKIQEGERDFGDPTEVALLKHSLKKGYKKEELEKKFLRIDEIPFDSNRKLMTTINTDGENKFVFTKGAPEILLSRCSYYHDGIEIKPIEEILDEILIENEKMGKEGLRVLGVAYKRIQDEKKENYEKNLIFLGLIAMEDSPREEVYKAIEESKRAGIKVKMVTGDHKITALSIGKRLKIIDDELEAIDEKELNENENLIEIINKKNVFARVSPHTKLKIVEELKNLGEKVAVTGDGINDALALKKADVGIAMGITGTDVSKEASDIVLTDDNFATIVEAIREGRRIYSNIKKVVIFLLSCNIGEVLIILFATLFNLPIPFKPIHLLYLNLISDAFPALALGVEPEEEGIMDLPPRKPNEKILNKNNMIGILVSAFVEAVITIFAFLNILRSGGTLSEAQTTALITLIIAELIRAYANKTEFKPVKLKNLLNNKFLNYSIFISIALSLIIIYIPFFDKIFSLSPLKPIFFEYFPLAFLPGITYEIVKYFQSKKLFKENFK; encoded by the coding sequence TTGGAAAGAATTTGGAAGATTAAAAAAGAAGATATTGAAACTTTATTAAAGACAAATTTTGAATTTGGTTTATCTCAAGAAGAGGCAAAAGAAAGATTAAAAATTTATGGATATAACGAACTCCCTGAAAAAAGACCAAAATCAATATTTGTAAGAATATATGATCAGATTAAAAATTTTCTTGTATTAATTTTAATTTTTTCATCAATAATATCTGTTTTCTTAGGAGAATTAATAGATGGAATAGCAATAATTGCAATAGTGATAATAAATGCTTTTATTGGTATTTATCAAGAAATTAATGCTGAAAAAAGTTTAAAAGCGTTAAAAAAATTATCGTCACCAACAACAAAAGTTATAAGAGAAGGAAAAATAATTCAAATTAAAACAAGAGAGCTTGTTCCAGGTGATATAGTTATTTTAGAAACAGGAGACAAGGTTGGAGCAGATTTAAGAATAATTGAGCAGAAAAATTTAAAAGTAGAAGAGGCATTTTTAACTGGAGAATCATTTCCTGTTGAAAAGCATGAATTTGAAATAGATATAGATAATTTACCAGTTCACGATAGAAAAAATATAGTCTTTTCAGGTTCTACTGTTGTTTATGGAAGAGGAAAAGGTGTTGTTTTTGCAACAGGAGTAAATACAGAAATTGGAAAAATAGGGAAAACTCTTGAAGAGATGGAAGAAGAAAAAACTCCACTTGAAATTAAATTAGATCAACTCGGAAAAACTTTAGGTCAAATATTTCTTTTAGCATGTCTTGGAGTTTTTGTTTTATCAACTTTAAGAGGTCTTCCTTTTATGCTTTCATTTATGACCTCTGTCGCATTGGCTGTTGCAGCAGTACCAGAAGGGCTTCCAGCTGTTGTAACAATTGTTCTTGCACTTGGAGTTAAAACGATGGCAACAAAAAGAGCAATTGTTAGAAATTTATCATCTGTAGAAACACTTGGCTCTGTTACAACAATTCTTTCAGATAAAACAGGAACTCTTACAAAAAATGAGTTAAATGTTGTTAAAGAAGTGATCTTTGGACCTAAAGACTTCTTTTATCTTGCAATAACTTTATGTAATGATGCAAAAATTCAAGAAGGCGAAAGAGATTTCGGAGATCCAACAGAAGTTGCACTTCTTAAGCATTCATTAAAAAAAGGATATAAAAAAGAGGAGTTAGAAAAGAAATTTCTTAGAATTGATGAAATTCCTTTTGATTCTAATAGAAAACTTATGACAACAATTAACACAGATGGAGAAAATAAGTTTGTTTTTACAAAAGGAGCTCCTGAAATTTTATTATCAAGATGCTCTTATTACCATGATGGAATTGAAATAAAACCAATTGAAGAAATTTTAGATGAAATTTTGATTGAAAATGAAAAAATGGGAAAAGAGGGTTTAAGAGTTTTAGGAGTTGCTTACAAAAGAATTCAAGATGAAAAAAAGGAAAATTATGAAAAGAACCTTATCTTTTTAGGACTTATTGCTATGGAGGATTCTCCAAGAGAAGAAGTTTATAAAGCAATTGAAGAATCAAAAAGAGCAGGAATTAAAGTTAAAATGGTTACTGGAGACCATAAAATTACTGCGCTTAGCATTGGAAAAAGATTAAAAATAATAGATGATGAGTTAGAAGCAATTGATGAAAAAGAACTTAATGAAAATGAAAATTTAATAGAAATTATAAATAAGAAAAATGTTTTTGCAAGGGTTTCTCCACACACAAAATTAAAAATTGTTGAGGAATTAAAAAACTTAGGAGAGAAGGTTGCTGTTACAGGTGATGGAATAAATGATGCACTTGCTCTTAAAAAAGCAGATGTAGGTATAGCAATGGGCATAACTGGAACCGATGTTTCGAAAGAAGCATCTGATATTGTTTTAACAGATGATAATTTTGCAACAATAGTTGAAGCTATAAGAGAAGGAAGAAGAATATATTCAAACATTAAAAAAGTTGTGATATTTTTATTGAGTTGTAATATAGGAGAAGTTTTAATAATATTATTTGCGACTCTTTTTAATCTTCCAATTCCTTTTAAACCTATTCACCTTCTTTATCTAAATTTAATTTCAGATGCATTTCCTGCACTTGCTCTTGGTGTTGAACCAGAAGAAGAAGGAATAATGGATTTGCCACCAAGAAAACCCAATGAGAAAATTCTAAATAAAAATAATATGATTGGCATTTTAGTTAGTGCTTTTGTTGAAGCAGTTATAACTATTTTTGCATTCTTAAACATTTTAAGAAGCGGTGGAACTTTATCTGAGGCTCAAACTACAGCACTGATTACATTAATAATTGCTGAATTAATAAGAGCATATGCAAATAAAACAGAATTTAAACCTGTTAAATTGAAAAATCTTTTAAATAACAAATTTTTAAATTATTCAATTTTTATCTCAATTGCTTTATCATTAATAATAATATATATACCATTCTTTGATAAAATTTTCTCTCTTTCTCCTTTAAAACCAATTTTCTTTGAATATTTTCCCCTTGCTTTTCTTCCTGGAATAACATATGAAATTGTTAAATATTTTCAATCAAAAAAACTATTCAAAGAAAATTTTAAATAA
- a CDS encoding ZIP family metal transporter yields MIFIYVIISTFIISLISLIGIFFINKNFKNLEKISFYLVSFSTGALITGGVLHLIPEALEENFNSIYSIIFGIFLFFILETFLKWRHCHEFGCEEHTFVPINLLGDSLHNFIDGVLIASSFLVNLNIGLITTLNVIFHEVPQELGDYGVLIYGGLTPKNALKLNFFISLTSIFGGVFGFFLLEKFKFLIPYIIGITAGNFLYLSLTDLIPELHKKVSIKNNIEKSIFILIGISLMILFKIFFE; encoded by the coding sequence GTGATATTTATTTATGTAATAATTTCAACTTTTATAATTAGTTTAATATCTTTGATTGGAATATTTTTTATAAATAAAAATTTTAAAAATTTAGAAAAAATTAGTTTTTATCTTGTAAGTTTTTCAACAGGTGCTTTAATTACAGGAGGAGTTCTTCATCTCATACCTGAAGCTCTTGAAGAGAATTTTAATTCTATCTATTCAATTATTTTTGGAATTTTTCTTTTTTTTATTCTTGAAACTTTTTTAAAATGGAGACATTGCCACGAGTTTGGATGTGAAGAGCATACTTTTGTTCCAATAAACCTTCTTGGTGATTCTCTTCATAATTTTATTGATGGAGTTTTAATTGCATCGAGTTTTTTAGTGAATCTTAATATCGGTTTAATAACTACTCTTAATGTAATTTTTCATGAAGTTCCTCAAGAGTTAGGAGATTATGGAGTATTAATTTATGGTGGTCTTACTCCGAAAAATGCACTTAAATTAAATTTTTTTATATCTTTAACTTCAATTTTTGGTGGTGTTTTTGGGTTCTTCTTACTTGAAAAATTTAAATTTTTAATTCCATATATTATTGGTATAACTGCAGGTAACTTTTTATACCTCTCATTAACAGACTTAATTCCTGAACTTCACAAAAAGGTCTCAATCAAAAATAATATCGAAAAATCAATATTTATTTTAATTGGGATATCATTGATGATTTTATTTAAAATTTTCTTTGAATAG